A region from the Helicoverpa armigera isolate CAAS_96S chromosome 6, ASM3070526v1, whole genome shotgun sequence genome encodes:
- the LOC126056703 gene encoding cAMP-dependent protein kinase catalytic subunit alpha-like, which produces MYSRKGFGPSKDATYSRSDEDTHDGYTPQQQEQYTKYLRKLKNDFDEKWCKRTKKIFDLTELERVKTLGTGAFGRVILLKHATTYKLYAMKVLEKEKIVKMKQVEHTLNEKRILEAIRFPFTVYMEFSFKDNSYVYFIMPFVQGGEMFTHLRRMGKFEEPLAKFYASQVVLALEYMHFCNLVYRDLKPENILVDRSGYLKITDFGFCKILQGRTWTLCGTPEYLAPELILSKGYGFSVDWWSFGVLLYEMNAGYPPFYANEPMKTYEKIVGGKYRCPSSFSSDLRDLIRNILQVDITHRFGVMKNGVMDFKNHRWFKGLEWESILNCRTNPPFVPKYKGPGDTTNFDRYDDEPITPGSHCIYKAEFYEF; this is translated from the coding sequence atgtattcccGTAAAGGCTTCGGACCTTCAAAGGATGCAACCTATAGTAGATCTGACGAAGATACGCACGACGGATACACACCACAGCAGCAAGAGCAATACACCAAATACTTGAGGAAATTAAAGAATGATTTCGATGAGAAATGGTGCAAAAGAACCaaaaaaatttttgatttaaccGAACTGGAAAGAGTAAAAACTCTTGGTACAGGAGCTTTTGGCAGAGTTATATTATTAAAGCATGCAACAACCTATAAACTTTACGCAATGAAAGTGTTGGAAAAAGAAAAGATAGTAAAGATGAAACAGGTTGAGCACACACTTAACGAAAAACGCATTCTTGAAGCTATCAGGTTTCCCTTCACAGTTTACATGGAATTCAGCTTCAAGGATAAcagctatgtatattttattatgccaTTCGTACAAGGCGGTGAAATGTTTACCCATCTTCGACGAATGGGTAAGTTCGAAGAGCCATTAGCAAAATTTTACGCTAGCCAAGTAGTTTTGGCCTTGGAATATATGCATTTCTGTAACCTAGTTTACCGCGACCTGAAACCCGAAAACATTCTTGTCGACAGATCGGGGTATTTGAAAATAACTGATTTTggattttgcaaaatattacaaGGAAGAACTTGGACTTTGTGTGGGACGCCAGAATACTTAGCTCCTGAACTTATCTTGAGTAAAGGGTATGGGTTCTCTGTAGACTGGTGGTCCTTTGGGGTACTTTTATACGAAATGAACGCAGGTTACCCGCCTTTCTACGCAAACGAGCCAATGAAGACATATGAGAAAATTGTAGGGGGTAAATACAGATGTCCTTCAAGCTTTTCCAGCGATCTAAGAGATTTAATCAGAAATATTCTCCAAGTTGATATAACCCATCGTTTTGGTGTGATGAAAAACGGAGTTATGGATTTCAAGAACCATAGGTGGTTTAAAGGTCTCGAATGGGAGTCTATTCTCAACTGCAGGACGAATCCTCCTTTTGTTCCTAAATACAAAGGACCAGGTGACACCACAAACTTTGATAGATACGACGATGAGCCCATAACACCAGGTTCTCATTGCATATACAAGGCGGAGTTCTACgagttttaa
- the LOC126053503 gene encoding uncharacterized protein LOC126053503, whose translation MFEARQQKSLHSIAMQFEYDPERLIEEVRKRPGIWNYDDAEYRAKNIRYKLWNEVVTELLQTDIKVSKSEMRELEIQLQKKWKSIRDCFQKYISNPNRTKKPYIYCKHLQFLLKDQELPRKEDEGTSDSSESKPIKQKRVWRSKKKLKLVKDEESSEEDNDNTFDDTLDDSREYSMDAPETSRPAKQAKLNKSEVDEFAFANVDAHIKSDSDDPDKMFLLSLLPHLKTIPEEFRLNVKMELMQVLRTANYNTVREHKMM comes from the exons ATGTTCGAAGCCCGACAACAAAAATCGTTGCATTCCATCGCCATGCAGTTCGAATACGACCCTGAACGACTCATAGAAGAAGTCAGAAAGCGTCCTGGCATATGGAACTATGATGATGCGGAGTATCGAGCGAAAAATATAAGGTACAAACTATGGAACGAAGTTGTCACCGAACTGCTGCAGACGGATATCAAGGTTTCTAAAAGTGAAATGAGAGAACTTG AAATCCAACTGCAAAAGAAATGGAAGAGCATAAGGGACTGCTTCCAGAAGTACATATCAAATCCAAATAGGACAAAGAAACCTTACATTTACTGTAAACATTTACAATTCCTCTTAAAAGACCAGGAACTACCTCGCAAAGAAGACGAAGGTACCAGCGATTCCAGTGAATCTAAACCAATCAAACAGAAGAGAGTATGGAGGTCTAAGAAGAAACTGAAATTAGTGAAGGATGAGGAAAGCTCAGAAGAAGATAACGATAATACTTTCGATGACACTCTCGATGACTCTAGAGAATATTCTATGGATGCACCTGAGACCAGTCGGCCAGCCAAGCAGGCTAAACTGAACAAATCAGAGGTAGATGAGTTTGCTTTTGCGAACGTTGATGCACACATAAAATCGGACTCGGATGACCCTGATAAAATGTTTTTGCTGTCACTCCTTCCTCATTTAAAGACGATACCAGAAGAGTTCCGACTGAACGTAAAAATGGAACTGATGCAGGTTCTACGAACCGCTAACTACAATACCGTGCGAGAGCATAAAATGATGTAA